One region of Arvicola amphibius chromosome 3, mArvAmp1.2, whole genome shotgun sequence genomic DNA includes:
- the LOC119810485 gene encoding olfactory receptor 10G7, translating to MSNGTLVTTFFLSGIPHPPTLDTMLFVIFLVIYILTVLGNFLILMVIRVDSHLHTPMYYFLTNLSFIDMWFSTVTVPKMLMTLVSPEGGAISFYSCVAQLYSFHFLGSTECFLYTVMSYDRYLAISYPLRYSSLMSGRVCALLAAGTWLTGSLHSAVQTTLTFHLPYCGPNQIQHYFCDAPPILKLACADTSANEMVIFVNIGVVASGCFMLIVLSYVSIVCSILRIRTSEGRHRAFQTCASHCIVVFCFFGPGLFIYLRPGSRDAVDGVVAVFYTVLTPLLNPVVYTLRNKEVKKALLKLKYGSVFTRGK from the coding sequence ATGTCAAATGGGACCCTAGTGACCACATTCTTCCTCTCAGGTATTCCCCACCCACCAACCCTGGATACCATGCTCTTTGTAATCTTCCTGGTGATTTACATTCTCACTGTGCTGGGCAACTTCCTCATCCTGATGGTGATCAGGGTGGATTCCcacctccacacacccatgtactacTTTCTCACCAACCTTTCCTTTATTGACATGTGGTTCTCCACAGTCACAGTGCCCAAAATGCTGATGACCTTGGTATCCCCAGAGGGTGGGGCTATCTCCTTCTACAGTTGTGTGGCACAACTCTACTCCTTCCACTTCCTGGGCAGCACTGAGTGTTTCCTCTACACAGTCATGTCCTATGATCGCTACCTGGCCATCAGTTACCCACTCCGGTACAGCAGCTTGATGAGCGGGAGAGTGTGTGCCCTCCTGGCTGCGGGCACCTGGCTCACTGGTTCCCTACACTCTGCTGTGCAGACTACACTGACCTTCCATTTGCCCTACTGTGGACCCAACCAGATCCAGCATTATTTCTGTGATGCTCCTCCCATCCTCAAGCTGGCCTGTGCAGACACCTCGGCCAATGAGATGGTCATCTTTGTGAACATTGGTGTGGTGGCCTCAGGCTGCTTTATGCTGATTGTGTTGTCCTATGTATCCATTGTCTGCTCGATCCTGAGGATCCGTACTTCAGAGGGCCGACACAGGGCTTTCCAGACCTGTGCCTCGCACTGCATTGTggtcttctgtttctttggtcCTGGTCTCTTCATCTACCTGAGGCCAGGCTCCAGGGATGCTGTGGATGGAGTTGTGGCCGTTTTCTACACTGTGCTGACACCTCTGCTCAACCCTGTTGTGTACACTCTGAGGAACAAGGAGGTGAAAAAAGCCCTGCTGAAATTAAAATATGGGTCAGTGTTTACTCGGGGTAAATAA
- the LOC119810351 gene encoding olfactory receptor 10G9 has translation MSNGTLVTTFFLSGIPHAPTLDTMLFVIFLVIYILTVLGNFLILMVIRVDSHLHTPMYYFLTNLSFIDMWFSTVTVPKMLMTLVSPEGGAISFYSCVAQLYSFHFLGSTECFLYTVMSYDRYLAISYPLRYSSLMSGRVCALLAAGTWLTGSLHSAVQTTLTFRLPYCGPNQIQHYFCDAPPILKLACADTSANEMVIFVNIGVVASGCFMLIVLSYVSIVCSILRIRTSEGRHRAFQTCASHCIVVLCFFVPCVFIYLRPDSRDAVDGVVAVFYTVLTPLLNPVVYTLRNKEVKKALLKLKDKATFSQSQ, from the coding sequence ATGTCAAATGGGACCCTAGTGACCACGTTCTTCCTCTCAGGTATTCCCCATGCACCAACCCTGGATACCATGCTCTTTGTAATCTTCCTGGTGATTTACATTCTCACTGTGCTGGGCAACTTCCTCATCCTGATGGTGATCAGGGTGGATTCCcacctccacacacccatgtactacTTTCTCACCAACCTTTCCTTTATTGACATGTGGTTCTCCACAGTCACAGTGCCCAAAATGCTGATGACCTTGGTATCCCCAGAGGGTGGGGCTATCTCCTTCTACAGTTGTGTGGCACAACTCTACTCCTTCCACTTCCTGGGCAGCACTGAGTGTTTCCTCTACACAGTCATGTCCTATGATCGCTACCTGGCCATCAGTTACCCACTCCGGTACAGCAGCTTGATGAGCGGGAGAGTGTGTGCCCTCCTGGCTGCTGGCACCTGGCTCACTGGTTCCCTACACTCTGCTGTGCAGACTACACTGACCTTCCGTTTACCCTACTGTGGACCCAACCAGATCCAGCATTATTTCTGTGATGCTCCACCCATCCTCAAGCTGGCCTGTGCAGACACCTCGGCCAATGAGATGGTCATCTTTGTGAACATTGGTGTGGTGGCCTCAGGCTGCTTTATGCTGATTGTGTTGTCCTATGTATCCATTGTCTGCTCGATCCTGAGGATCCGTACTTCAGAGGGCCGACACAGGGCTTTCCAGACCTGTGCCTCGCACTGCATCGTGGTCCTCTGCTTCTTTGTGCCTTGTGTTTTCATCTACCTGAGGCCAGACTCCAGGGATGCTGTGGATGGAGTTGTGGCCGTTTTCTACACCGTGCTGACACCTCTGCTCAACCCTGTTGTGTACACTCTGAGGAACAAGGAGGTGAAGAAAGCACTGCTGAAACTCAAAGACAAAGCAACATTTTCTCAGAGCCAGTAA
- the LOC119810444 gene encoding olfactory receptor 10G6 yields MQSSNQTSVSHFILVGLHHPPDLGVPLFLAFLLIYLLTVSGNGLIILTVLVDIRLHRPMYWFLCHLSFLDMTISSAIVPKMLAGFLLDSRMISFGGCVIQLFSFHFLGCTECFLYTLMAYDRFLAICKPLHYATIMTRGVCNCLALGTWVGGTIHSLFQTSFLFRLPFCGPNRVDYFFCDIPAILRLVCADTTINELVTFVDIGFLALTCFMLILTSYGYIVAAILRIRSADGRRNAFSTCAAHLTVVIVYYVPCTFIYLRPGSQEPLDGVVAVFYTVITPLLNPIIYTLRNKEMKAALWRLGGHKEVQAH; encoded by the coding sequence ATGCAAAGCAGCAACCAGACTTCTGTGTCTCACTTCATTTTGGTGGGCCTGCACCACCCACCTGATCTAGGGGTCCCACTCTTCCTAGCATTCCTTCTCATATACCTCCTCACTGTCTCGGGCAATGGGCTCATCATCCTCACTGTCTTGGTGGACATCCGGCTCCACCGGCCCATGTACTGGTTCCTATGTCACCTCTCCTTCTTAGACATGACCATTTCTTCTGCTATTGTCCCAAAGATGCTAGCTGGCTTTCTCCTGGATAGTAGAATGATCTCCTTCGGGGGCTGTGTGATTCAACTGTTTAGCTTCCATTTCTTGGGTTGCACGGAATGTTTTCTTTATACTCTTATGGCTTATGACCGATTCTTGGCCATCTGTAAGCCTTTACACTATGCTACCATCATGACTCGCGGCGTCTGTAACTGCCTAGCTTTGGGCACCTGGGTTGGAGGGACCATCCACTCACTTTTTCAAACAAGTTTTTTATTCAGGCTTCCTTTCTGTGGCCCAAACAGAGTTGACTACTTCTTCTGTGACATCCCAGCCATTCTCCGCCTAGTCTGTGCAGACACCACCATCAATGAGTTGGTCACCTTTGTAGACATTGGCTTCTTGGCCCTCACGTGCTTTATGCTCATTCTCACTTCCTATGGCTACATCGTGGCTGCTATCCTGAGAATCCGCTCTGCAGATGGGCGTCGCAATGCCTTCTCTACCTGTGCTGCCCACCTCACAGTGGTCATCGTTTACTATGTGCCCTGCACCTTCATTTACCTACGGCCTGGCTCACAGGAACCTCTGGATGGGGTGGTGGCTGTCTTCTACACAGTCATTACTCCCCTGCTTAACCCCATCATCTACACGCTCCGAAACAAAGAGATGAAAGCAGCGCTGTGGAGGCTGGGAGGTCACAAGGAGGTACAGGCTCACTGA
- the LOC119809359 gene encoding olfactory receptor 10S1: protein MAVKTGYLNQTMVSHFFLQGLTYTAEHPGLFFLLFLLIYSITLTGNLLILLTVGSDPHLRSPMYHFLGHLSFLDACLSTVTVPKVMAGLVTLDGKVISFHGCAIQLYCFHFLASTECFLYTVMAYDRYLAICQPLHYPVAMNRRVCAGLAGSTWATGAVHSAIHTSLTFHLLYCGPHHIAYFFCDIPPVLKLACTDTTINELVMLANIGVVAAGCLILIIISYVFIVAAVLRIRTAEGRQRAFSTCTAHLTVVLLYYMPPVCIYLQPSSTGAGAGAPAVFYTIITPMLNPFIYTLRNKEVKQALKRLVISKLTKSEIKMGTK from the coding sequence ATGGCTGTGAAGACAGGGTACCTCAACCAGACTATGGTAAGTCACTTCTTCCTACAGGGTCTGACGTACACAGCTGAGCACCctggcctcttcttcctcctcttcctcctcatctacAGCATCACTCTGACTGGTAATCTCCTCATTCTCCTTACTGTGGGCTCTGACCCTCATCTCCGCTCCCCCATGTACCACTTCCTGGGCCACCTCTCCTTCCTGGATGCATGTCTGTCTACAGTGACAGTTCCCAAGGTCATGGCAGGCCTGGTGACTTTGGATGGGAAAGTGATCTCCTTCCACGGCTGTGCTATACAACTTTATTGTTTCCACTTCCTGGCCAGCACTGAGTGCTTTCTATACACTgtcatggcctatgaccgttACCTGGCTATCTGTCAACCCCTGCACTATCCAGTGGCCATGAACAGGCGGGTGTGTGCAGGGCTGGCTGGGAGCACGTGGGCCACAGGTGCTGTGCACTCTGCAATTCACACTTCCCTCACCTTCCACCTGCTGTATTGTGGACCGCACCATATCGCCTACTTCTTCTGTGACATCCCTCCAGTATTGAAGCTGGCCTGCACAGACACCACCATTAATGAGCTTGTCATGCTGGCAAACATTGGCGTGGTAGCTGCGGGCTGcctcatcctcatcatcatctCCTATGTCTTCATCGTGGCTGCGGTGCTGCGCATCCGCACAGCAGAGGGAAGGCAGCGAGCCTTCTCCACTTGCACGGCGCATCTCACAGTGGTGCTCCTATACTACATGCCCCCTGTCTGCATCTACCTGCAGCCAAGCTCCACCGGCGCAGGGGCAGGAGCCCCTGCTGTCTTCTACACAATAATCACGCCAATGCTCAATCCTTTCATTTACACACTGAGGAACAAGGAGGTCAAGCAGGCTTTGAAAAGGTTGGT